GAGCAGGGTGGTGGCGGCGATTGTGGTGAACCTGGTACGCATGATGCGCTCCTCCTTGTTGATCATCGTTCACCGTCATCATGCGACGCCAACATCACGTCATCTTCACCGTTGGGTAACAGTTCTGTCACAGGTATGTCGAGTCGAAATGTCAGCCCGCCAGCTGTGCGGCGGAGGGCAGCGAGATCGCCGCCGAGCGATCGAGCGTGGTCCCGGGCGATCGCCAGGCCAAGGCCCGATCCGGACCCAGACCGGGAAGCGTCGGCCTGCGAGAACCTGCCGAACAACCACTCGAGGTCCCCGTCGAATCCGGGTCCTCGATCCGATATCGAGATCGTGAGCCGTCCGTCGTCCACATAGCTTTCGATGTCCACTTCGCTACCCCCGGCGTGAGAGGCCGCGTTGCTCAATACGTTGCCGACGATCCGGTCGAGTCGCCGGCGATCGGTAACAATCCTGTGCGGTTCGCACGCGAGGACCGCTCCGGGCAGGCGATCAGCGACGTGGGCCTTGAGAAAGTCCCGAATGTCGAACGGTTCAGGTCGGATCGGGTCGGACGAGGCATCGAGTCGGGAAATCTCGAGCAGATCGTCAACCAACCGCCGCAACCTACCGACGTCGTGAATAAGAAGCTGCGCCACGCGCCGCAGTTCGCCCGGTAATTCATCGATCTGTCGTCGCAGTAGTTCGGCTTCGTTGACGAGACCGGTGACCGGGGTGCGCAATTCGTGTGCGACGTCGGCAACGAACCGTCGCTGTAGCTCTTCGGAGTCGCGGAGTTGGGCAATGGTCGATTCGAGACTGACAGCCATCTGATTGAATGCACCTGCCCAGTCGCCGAATTCGTCGGTCGAGTTGTCATCGAGTCGGGTGGCTAGGTCACCGGCCGCCATCTTCCGAGCGGCGTGGGCTGCTTCGCCGACGGGTTTGAGTACCTGGCGAGCAACTCGCCTGGCGACGAGGCCTCCGATGGCGATCACGAGAAGCC
The Acidimicrobiia bacterium DNA segment above includes these coding regions:
- a CDS encoding HAMP domain-containing histidine kinase yields the protein MRRRLIGTTLMLVGLTAAVLAAAVWLVVSGALRSQLIVDTTSRVEFAAAVLAPARLDATPTLDEFVAAQFDADLRLAGDEGLYVDFGEGEPFVSGFRFSTPPDAQLVSPVADGNLAWQWTTVANEGYLVAGARTPSTGPDLYLFVPTAELDATLASLRNAALLVGLLVIAIGGLVARRVARQVLKPVGEAAHAARKMAAGDLATRLDDNSTDEFGDWAGAFNQMAVSLESTIAQLRDSEELQRRFVADVAHELRTPVTGLVNEAELLRRQIDELPGELRRVAQLLIHDVGRLRRLVDDLLEISRLDASSDPIRPEPFDIRDFLKAHVADRLPGAVLACEPHRIVTDRRRLDRIVGNVLSNAASHAGGSEVDIESYVDDGRLTISISDRGPGFDGDLEWLFGRFSQADASRSGSGSGLGLAIARDHARSLGGDLAALRRTAGGLTFRLDIPVTELLPNGEDDVMLASHDDGER